TGAGCAGCAGGCagttgcaggctttcttgtccaCGGCCTGCTGGATGCGTTTTGGGTTGGTCACAGTCAGGTCATCCCCGACGATCTGGATGTCCACAGCGGCGGTGAACTTGGTCCAGTTCTCCCAGTCATCCTGGTCGAAAGGATCCTCGATGGACTGGACTGGATCGTGAAGAGAAGCGGGTGATTAACGCGGTACGTTTCTGCGTGGCGGTAACGTGGGTGTAAAGGTGTGCTGACGTACCCGGGTAGTTCTTGATGAAGCTCTTGTACAGATCTCCCAGCTGCTCGCCGCTGATGTGGCGTTTCGGATCGTCGGGGGATTTGAAGTCCAGGTCGTATTTTCCGCTCCTGAAGAACTCGGAGGCGGCCACGTCCATGCCGATAATGATCTTATCGGTGTATCCAGCCTTCTCGATGGCTGACTTCAGCAGCTCCAGAGctggagaacacacacacagatacgatcacacaaaatatacacacacacacaccatgtagAATAACCAGAACTCGAATTAAACCCAAAACTCACCCTCGTTGTTCTCCAGGATGTTGGGGGCGAAGCCGCCCTCGTCTCCTACGTTGGTGGCGTCTTTGCCGTATTTGGCCTTGATGACGCCCTTCAGGTTGTGATAAACCTCGGCGCCGATGCGCATGGCCTCGCGGAAGTTAGCCGCCCCGACAGGGAGGATCATGAACTCCTGCATGGCCAGCTTGTTCCCGGCGTGAGAGCCACCGTTAATCACGTTGAAGGCCTGCAGAGGAAAAAGTGAAGTTTATTTAGTGCACCACCTAGTGGACACGATCGGCAGTACAGACAGTGCAGCAAACAAAATCGGCCAatagtctgccgggtgggaaaagacaggactaaaaagtgggtggggtcttggacgctgtgtaaggaccctggttagtagcccgaggttccagtacagaagtggaggaacgtggagatcagcgccaatccaccaaagtacaggtcaataagaaggggtcggtggagcgcTCAGGTGTTgaagggagggcgtgtcagcagcagaagaggaactggatacgactaaattgggacctggacgggcatctacacaaacacacaaaaactggCTATGTTTAAGGGAGGAAAGGTCTGTGcgagttgggggggggggtcaaatggagcttagcgtgtctctccATATGACATACAGCTCTGTGTAggagcccaacactggcaggtgaaaagaagcggacACGTGTCGGATGGGACGTGTGGTGATCCGACTCTCAGATCAGATCGGGGGTCGTGCAAGCACCAGCGAATTCACATTCGGGAAtcagatatgactaaattgagagAAGGGGGGGACAATGTAAATAGCGTTGATAGAGGAGTGTACGTCTGAgatgcagtcatgctggaacaggaaaggtccttccctaaagtTAACTCCATACCCCTGTTAGCGACGGGGCATTAGAACAGGAACTTACAGGGACGGGCAGGATGACGTCAGCGTGGCCGGCGAGGTCGGCGATGTGGCGGAAGAGGGGGACGCCTTTCTCCGCGGCACCGGCCTTACACACCGCCAGAGACACACCCAGGATAGCGTTAGCACCGAACTTAGCTACGAAGAAACAAACGGAACAAACACGTCACAGAGGGAGCGACCACAACATGAGGACAAGCGTTATTGTTAGCATTATAAGCATAGCTGGTCATGTTAGCTATAATATTTGGTCATAAGTATGTGGGCGGGGCATATGGTTCATTATGCTAGCCTACAGCGTGTGCTAGTcaaacaagctcacagtcaggcgtccacatacttctgctttataatgtctgtctgtgtttcgtGTCTCACACTCACATTTGTTCTCAGTGCCGTCGAGCTCCAGCATGAGCTTATCGATCTTCTCCTGGTCAACAACACTCAGCTTCTGATAACAGAAACAAGAGGAGAAGAGAGAGAATTAAACTGGCATgaatgagaaagagagagagagagagacgggggCGAGAATGAGAAAAAGAGGATGAGAGAGAAGGGAAGAGGACGAGACAggatgagagagaaagagataagagagagagaacaagagACAGAGAGGACAAGAGAGAAGACGAGAGACATCAAGAGGATGTGAGAGAGAGGAGGAGGACAAGAGATGGAGAAAATATGTGAGCGAGGAAGAGAGACAAGGAAAGAGGATGAGACAGGATGAGAGagaacaagagagagagaggaagtgcAACAAAGAGAGGATATGAGGGGAAGAGAAACAGGACGAGCGAGAAAGATGATGAGAGAGAGAACGAGAAACAGAGAGGAAGAAGATGAGAGACGACGAGAAACATCACGTGGACGTGGACGAGGACGTgaaagagacagagacagaggaaatgagagagaggaagaggacgAGAGAGAAAAAGGATGAACGAGAAGACGAGAGAGGAtgtgagacagagagaggacCAGAGACAGAGCGGACAAGGGAGAGGACGAGAGACATCGAAAggatgtgagagagagagagagagaaaggggaTGAGAGAGAAGGAGGATGTGAGAGATGACATGAGATGGAGAAAGGATGTGAGACAGGACGAGAGAGAAGATGAGAGAGGACGAGAGGAAGATCAGATACAGGGACTCACTTGCTCCAGCAGCTTGGGTACGATGTCCTTATTAATATGATCAACAGCTTTGGTCACacctataaacacacacacacacacacgcatgttaTAATCACCGTATAGCGCACACAGTCACCATGAGGGGCCCCAAAAACTCCAGGGTGTTCGAGAGGTGTCGGGTGGGTTCCTCACCTTTGCCCAGGTAGCGGGATTTGTCTCCATCTCTGAGCTCCAGAGCTTCATGGACTCCTGTGGAGGCTCCGCTGGGGACGGCGGCTCTGAAACGACctgagacacacaaacacacggggGCGCTACAGAGCCCATCACCTCTTATATTTAATATCAAGAAAAATGTAAACACGCTTAAACAAAAGGATAAAAGAGTGAGGacgaggattcctcataaccgctgcagttacgccctctgctggctgatcgtgactctccgtgcgtgatACGGATCGCCGTATGAACCCacccggtgcaggtgaaaagaagcggtccgtGTTCGGTCAGGAGTGGCGGTCTGgagcagtacagaggaagcgaaatgcaaccggggaatcggatacgactaaatcgggagaaaaatgtcTTCCCAAAGCGCTGACGATGTAGCTGGTTGTCTACAATACACCACATGGTTAGTGTCCCCCAGAGGTAGAAGATGTAGTGCaggaatcagaaggttgttggttccagccccaccaccgccaagttgccactgtttacGTTTACAGTTacggcatttatccaaagcgacttacagtacagtgacagtatggagtctaagcaattgagattaACTAGATTAACTAGATCAGTACCtcaacctctaggctacaactgtcccaatGTTGaacccctaagcaaggcctttaacccttggtgtgttttacctctgtgccaccccAGCACTATAGGGCCATTATTTAGTCGCTAGGTGATATAGGTGTTGGAGAACCTTTCTCTCCAAATAAATTAGAAATGATGCTTTATGAAGAGTGTTTCCACCCGAATCCCCCTTGTACAGTAATATGCCACAGTGGAGGCAATCAGGCGGGGGGCGAATACTTCTTCCAGGGTGGCTTGTTTTTAATAACCGAGTGAGTTTTGGGGAGGGGGGTGCGAGTGGGGCGTGCGAGTACCTTTTTCAGTGTAGAGGTCGACCTCCACTGTGGGGTTTCCTCTGGAGTCGAGGATCTCACGAGCGTGGATCTTCTTGATGGACATTCTGGCTGCAGACCGAGCTGAGGGACAGAAGGACAGAACGTATTTAGATTCACCACAGTGACACGACCTcgaggtcactggttcaaaccgaCATCAAAACTGAACCTGCATGGGTCAATCTGTGCAACACCACTCCCGTCCCTCTCATCCTCCTGAAACCTCTCTGTCCTCCTCACAGTTCTCTTGTACAGACCGGATCTCCCACTCTCTGATTGGTCAGCTGGTGCATGCTCAGGGTTCTGATTGGCCAGTAAAAGTGGAACGTGATCGGGTTTATAAATAGCCGTGACACAGGAGGCATGTGGCTGGAATCCGTGCTGAAGGACCTCGCCGAGCCTCGTCCGGCATTAATCCTGTTTATTTATacgtttaatttaaataatccgctaattatttaataataaattctaCACAGTAAATGTTAAAGAAATTATTGTGTATCATTAATCAATAAtagcttcattattattaataagaacTAGTTAATAAAATCATCCAAcgttttcagttatttattcaatacattttatctcctaatctagtcatagcCAATTCCTGGAGAGCCGGATCATCACACGCCCCCTTTTAATCGTACTGGCCTCTTTAGTACCTCAGTTGACGCTCCTCAGCTCTCCTGCTGAATCTGTACACTGCTGATTAGCTCAGATTCTTCCCAACAACACTCCTGTATCTACTGTAAGTAAGTTCATTATGAGGCCAAAATAACTGTTCACCTTAGAGTTTTTCATTAAAATGCAAAgggatgtaaacaaacaagctgctctggTGAATGCCAACAAAGCCAATGTAATAGTTTCTTATCATAGTAGATGTTAAtatagtcattcattcattcattactaccacttggactatgggaggaaacccacacagacacggggagaacatgcaaactccacacagaaaggacccggaccgccccacctgggaatcgaacccaggaccttttcgctgtgaggcgacagtgctacccaccgaaccactgAGCAACGATAGTGTAATAGCTGCTGATATTAAGGTGGAGCAATCTGATTcgccctgtgtctgtgtgggtttactccgggtgctccggtttcctcctacagtcctgCATGtagtcaggctaactggagattCAAAACtgctagctgtgtgtgtgtgtgtgtgtgtgtgtgcctagtgaattgcacccactgtgacccttcTCTGGAGCGAGGGTGAGGAACGTCCTCGTTCACACACGGCGTTTATATTCAGGTTTGTGTTTCACCTCGTCTAAAGTTCATCATCTGTTTCCTTCCATCTCTCATCCCTCCTTCTGGACTCAGATCGAGCCCTTGACATTTAAAATCCCGTCCTGCTCTCAGCTGAAGACTGAGAATAGCacgacacacacatgcagaggtATTTCCTCTCCACACGCTCCCAGTAAAACCAGTACGGATCAGCTGATGGAATGGTTGACCCTAACGTCCCTGCTCAACATACATCAGTGTCCGACCTTACAACTGCTGTCTGGACCGAGGGAACCCAGAGACGCaccctataataataataataataataataataatatccagAGATTTGAAGATGCCAGGTCTAATTATTAATgtcacgtgtttcagccacatcagtcactaacaggtgtaataaatcaatcatatacagGAAATCACGTTTCCAtctttgcagtaacagtttaaggaaggtcctttcctgttccagaagACATGAAGTAAAGCACATAGCcgtgacctcagcaccactcaacagctctgggacgaaccggaacactgactgatcaatcagtgccCGGCTGTACAAATGCTGACATCTTTTCactgaacgagcacaaattcccacagacacacctctcaaaagagcggctgttgttctagctgaacaggtcacataaaggtcactctgttttaatgcaGTTTGTTTTGAAACGGGACGTCCGGGACAAGcgcacggtcaggcgtccgaatacttttggccgtacagTGAATGTTATGTGTCAGACATTCCATACTAAAGCTGTAGACATAAATACAAAGTTGCTTTAACTGTTTCCACCCTGCTGGGATGGCTTTCAGCAAGATTTtgaactgtgtctgtgggaatttgtgcacattctaAATGTAAAAAGACTTTGTGATTTAAGGCATTAATGTTGGACACAAAGACGAAGACAGTCGAGGTCAAACCTAAGAATTTCTCCATATACTCTGTTAGCGCTGGGTGTCCCTGAAACAGCTGAGCATTAATATCTACCTgaggcgtccacatattttggaGCTGCGCTTTTAAAAATATCTTTTAGTATGAATTTCATGGTGATGTGGATCCAAAATACAAATCAACCAGAAGTTTCCCTTTTAACATTCCACTTATTCACACTTTGTTTCTTggcacagtcaagcaagcgtttaaatgaatggacacaaagtcccacagacacactccaaaatcttgtaaaagccttcccagaggaatAGAGCTGGTGCTGCAGTAAAGGTAGAGACTTTATATGAACGCtcacagctttggaatgagaTGCCCGACAGactcatggtctggtgtccacatacttttgaccatgtgagTCCAAACACAAGACTGTACACCaacgagccaaaacattaaaaccaccccctgaCATGCGCACGAAAGGGTGAAGGATCTTTGAGATGCCGAGCTGATATTTCATgtattaaatgcagcagatctgatcagctgAAAGACCTCAGGACCAGGTCGTTTTTCACTtgacacagtcaagcaagctttacaccgACACGTGTTCAGAGCTGCCAGCTCAAAAATCAGCGACACCCAAGTTCCAGCAGCGTCCAGTTTAtctttggtggttcttggattacatacAATCAtgaggtgacagtttgggtctTATTCTTCCCGACTTTGGCAAAGCgacaactgttccatgtactctgTACTTATAGATAACTGTTAGGCTCCATGCAACATCTACGATACACTTCAGAACCTCAGAGGTATTCATATTATAGCGCCTGTTGCTTAGTCTCATGGTGCattcaaactagccctgtttgtaggggcacagagaagtcaactGTGATCAATCGTAATCCCTGGTGAGGAATTAAGAGGTGCTGACGCAAAGGTAAACAACATTTTAGAACTTGTGACAGTGTAAAATTTGCTGTCAAGTTGCTGTCTTTATATTTCTGGCAAAACATGTTTAGTTTCAAACCaactaataaatatttaatttaaaatctgTCCTCAATTATAGTGACAACCTAAATATTagtaacacaaaacacacaaacacacatgaatcaTAATCATATGAACACACGCTGCAGTAAAGTCTCacctgagtgtgtctgtgtgtgtgtgtctctagcTGGACGGCTCCGGCTGAGTGCGCCTCCTGCTCCCGCGCCTCCTATTTTAAGGCGCTCCTAAACGTCAGTCATAAATGGATATGTCACCTCGACATGGACCCTCCCTAAACCAGCCTCATGCTGGAAAGGTCAGAGATCAGAGCGGCCTGCGGCGTGAACACCGACCAGACGCCACCGGAGTGTCTGAAAACTTTTGATACACTGCAGAACTGATcaaaacattataataataaaaatgattcaCACAATCAATGCGGCCGGAACCGTGCTGGATCGATCCGGATGCGCTAACGTGCATACTGGAATTCCTCACGCTGTGGATAAAAGGCAGGAGAAGGTTAAAGGTCAAGTGTGAACGTGCAGGCAGTAACGTGAATCTAAAGGTGACGGCCGACAGAAAGGGCAGATAAATTCGACCCAGACGAGCTTAAGGTCGAGGATAAAATTAGACTCAAACACACAGCTGCTAAAATCAAAACCCCTCAGAATGTGAGCGAGCGCTGGGGTGCGAGTGCCAGCCGAAATATACAGCGCCAAGTGTGCACCCCTCCAAACAATCGGAAATTCATTATATTCAATTAAATACATGCTTTAACTTTTCCTGtggggtggcgcagtgggtagtgctgtcacctcacagcaagaaggtcctgggtttgcttCCCCAGCCGGACggccagggttctttctgtgtgggtttcctccgggtgctccggtttcctcccacagaccaatgATGTGCAGTCAGGACAACTGAAATTACTAGAaattacaatgtgtgtgtgtgtgtgtgtgtgtgcttgacctgtgatggagtggcaacctgtccagggtgctaCCTACTCTTcgtccagtgaattgcacccactgcaatcctgaccaggacaaaggaCTGgcaacccactgcaaccctgaccaggatacagtaatggtaaaacaaaaaaacaaatgaatgaatgaacttctGTGGTCTCATCCCCATCGACCGCAAGCCAGACGTCCTCATTCAACATCCCCTCACATCAGAAATTCatgttttgactaaatgggcacaaagtcccacagatacactccaacATCCTTTAAAAGGACTTCACAAAAGAATGAATCCACCTCCTGCTGGTAACGTCAAGGTACCAGATCCCTCAGAtctccttcagatgtcttgtggagtccacgAGTCCCGGCAGGTCAGAGTCGAGTGTTCCTAATCATTTTGGCTCATCGGTGTGTTTGATTGAGGAACCGATTAAAattgaaacaataaaacattaaaatagataaataaataaataattaaaaatgaaaaagaatcTAACTTATTATTCAGTCCCTTCAAAATCAAttgcaaaattaattaattaattataaaagttaatttctatttttattttccacTCGACTTCCTGGAActgaaattaattaattaaataaataattaagtaaacaaataaataaataaataagcgcACATTAAATTCTGCGCTCATATTATAGTCGTctgtattacatttaataaaaattaaaataaataaaaagcatcataatttcaggttttatttatttattaagtgatTTAATCTGTAAACatgaaacatttaaaatgtaaatgtaaggaaatTTACTGATAAAGTTATTAGACGCTAATAAAACCCACAGTGAGTGAAGAATCAAACCTAAAAaaatctacactacactacgtgaccaaaagtatttggacgtccCAAAACCAACTCCTAATAAAAGACTCGTCACAGgaatttaaagtgtgtctgtgggaatttgtgcacaatcaatcaatcaaaagatgacagtatttgtatggctgggtactgaagctcagttgatgttccggttcatcccagagctgttgagttggATTAAGCTCAGGGCTCaatgcaggacactggagcttttcttcatgttgtGCTTCAACAGtacaggaccttccccaaactgttgctgcaaagtcagaagcatatcatttctcttatatgactgatttattacctgttagtgactgaaacagtaattcagtaatcagaaagggcatcctggtgccaagggggcgcagtgggatattccgctagcacaccagcaccgagactctgaactcctcggttcgaacaTCGGTGTTGCCACTgatcagctgggcgccatctagtgggcataattggcagtctCTGTCACagaccggactatgtgagtggggtcttcaaacgctgtataaggaccctaattagcagatagaggcgcctgtgcagaatgcatgggtggaaaagggttccactaagggctgcgtgtgggtcagaggaggcgtgagcagcgataTACCCTCCTCACCTGCAaccagggatccaccagcagcagaagacaaactgaccatgataaattgggagaaaatcgcattaataaaatagaaaaaaaagaaagggtgtcccaatacttttgtccatttagtgtattggaagaaaacaataaaaataaataataatatataaaataataagaacaTGTTGTTCTGGAACTTGTTACTGATTATGGGAACTTATttaataagaaaaaacaaaacaacagacaaaactgcagctttgggcaaaaatgcttaaaaacaaactgaaaactgCCTGAAAAACAAGGCGGTTTTTAACGACCTTACAGTTTTCAAGTGGAGTTTAATTAATCAAAATCCTGTCAATTCATTTCCAAACACAATGTTAAACGTTAAAATGAATATATTTGATCAAAACCTTAAACACAGAGCAGGTGAAGAACACGGCGCGTCTCTTCTTTTTGGTTAAAGCAGTTCAGAGTCGCTGCGAAAACTGGAATCAGTCGAACGTTATAAAGTATTAAAGTCtaaacagcagcagaaaatAAACGATTAAAGTTTCAGTAAAATCCAGGAGGTGTTTTTATTTCTCTGATGTCCTGCAGGACGTTCTGTTGAAGATCTGAGTGAATCCAGGCTTCAGCTCAGCGCTATAAACAAATTAAATCCATTTCATGGCACGAAAGTAAAAATGCGACAGTTAATGTGAGCGCCGGTACGTTACCGAGGGTCAAAAGCTGAAACGTCACTGGTCCCTAATCGTAAAAGACTGGATTATagtgttattaaaatattaaatacaaaaaattagaGGTGAAAGACGAACAGAATCATCGCCGTCGTCTAGTTTCAGTTTTCAGatgatttcacacacacacacacacacacacagttaaatcAAGCACAATCCGGAATAgaacaagtgtgtttaaataGACCTAAAGACATCAGACATTGTTCCTTATTAAATACAAACACCCTGCATTCCAGTACTGCTGTTTGCACACCCTGATCGCAGCTACTCTATCACTATTACTACTGGTGCAGTGGTAGCGTTCAGCATCAGTATCAGTGCGGATTGGTGTGTAGAATTGAATAGAACGccttacagtacaataaaattctttcttcgcatatcccagcttgtttggccCCTGAgaaaagagggttaagggccttgctcaagggcccaacagtggctgcatggcagagctgggattcaaactcttaaccttttaattgatagtcCAGATCTCTtaccaactaggctaccactgtccataaGGTCCGGATATCCGAATGCTACTGGACGAAGGGTGTGTAGACGCCAAATGCATCCAGATACTAAATACGCCTTATATTGTACCTGCCCCCCTTCCCAGTCCCAAACTGGGAGAAATCGACACACTCCAGAATGTATGGTCTGATGCAAGGCTCACACACAGAACTCCATCACTATTTCATTCACTTTAATGCCTTAATTGAGATATTTCATGGTCGCTTTCGACTGAAGGGGCCCGACAGAAAGGGCCAAGgaggcccaaaagtggcaacctggtagttgtggtggggtttgaaccagcgaccttctgcttactagcccactaccctaaccactaggctacaaccgcccTGAATTTAGACTGAAGTGTGTAAGGAACGGTGCTGAAATGCAGGAGAAACGAGTTCAAACCGATTTTTATACAATGCAGTGAAGATCTGAGAAGAACAAGAGAAACAGAACAAACCCCGAATATTTATACAGTCGGTTAAGGTACGAGTGACCCCCAACCCCCCTAAACGAAAACAGAGAGATACAAAACAGACGGGGAGAGGAAAGTTCCGGGAGC
The DNA window shown above is from Trichomycterus rosablanca isolate fTriRos1 chromosome 26, fTriRos1.hap1, whole genome shotgun sequence and carries:
- the LOC134303126 gene encoding beta-enolase, encoding MSIKKIHAREILDSRGNPTVEVDLYTEKGRFRAAVPSGASTGVHEALELRDGDKSRYLGKGVTKAVDHINKDIVPKLLEQKLSVVDQEKIDKLMLELDGTENKSKFGANAILGVSLAVCKAGAAEKGVPLFRHIADLAGHADVILPVPAFNVINGGSHAGNKLAMQEFMILPVGAANFREAMRIGAEVYHNLKGVIKAKYGKDATNVGDEGGFAPNILENNEALELLKSAIEKAGYTDKIIIGMDVAASEFFRSGKYDLDFKSPDDPKRHISGEQLGDLYKSFIKNYPVQSIEDPFDQDDWENWTKFTAAVDIQIVGDDLTVTNPKRIQQAVDKKACNCLLLKVNQIGSVTESIQACKLAQKNGWGVMVSHRSGETEDTFIADLVVGLCTGQIKTGAPCRSERLAKYNQLMRIEEQLGDKAKFAGKDFRHPKI